In a single window of the Leptospira sanjuanensis genome:
- the zapE gene encoding AFG1/ZapE family ATPase: MILKKYTPVQEGAPNCPQCGGVGFSLTENVPGTSSGVLTICHCISENCPCQGKPPWRVYDESLGKMIPCVCHNARMELGHLETIFKKSGIPPKYRYRTLDQTDHSAAVGISFTIAHNWAHDLVHKWNDPGFKPHGLYLWGGPGTGKTLLACIILNELIFRYKINCKYAKINRDFLNTLRETYQKDSETHGMEKTIETLFAEVEVLVLDDFGVQKESDWSNSKLYDLIDARYEQEKLTILTSNTSPAEWKDKAEGRIYSRLREMTEEVHLECADYRLKLSESGGRG, from the coding sequence ATGATTCTCAAAAAATACACCCCGGTTCAAGAAGGCGCTCCCAACTGTCCTCAGTGCGGGGGAGTGGGTTTTTCGCTTACCGAGAACGTTCCCGGAACCAGTTCGGGCGTTCTTACGATCTGTCATTGTATTTCCGAGAATTGTCCCTGCCAAGGCAAACCTCCTTGGAGGGTTTACGACGAAAGCCTCGGCAAGATGATTCCCTGCGTTTGTCATAACGCGAGAATGGAACTCGGTCATCTCGAAACTATATTCAAAAAATCTGGAATTCCCCCCAAATATCGATACAGAACCTTGGATCAAACCGATCACAGCGCCGCGGTGGGAATTTCTTTTACGATCGCTCACAATTGGGCGCATGATCTCGTCCATAAATGGAACGATCCCGGTTTTAAACCGCACGGCTTGTATCTTTGGGGCGGACCGGGAACGGGAAAAACGCTTCTCGCCTGCATTATATTAAACGAACTGATCTTTCGTTATAAAATAAACTGCAAATACGCAAAGATCAACCGCGACTTTCTCAATACTTTACGGGAAACATATCAAAAAGACTCCGAGACACATGGAATGGAAAAGACGATCGAAACGTTGTTTGCGGAAGTCGAAGTATTAGTGTTGGACGATTTCGGAGTTCAAAAAGAATCCGATTGGTCGAACTCCAAGTTATACGACCTCATCGATGCGAGATACGAGCAGGAAAAACTCACGATTCTCACTTCGAACACTTCTCCGGCGGAATGGAAAGACAAAGCGGAAGGAAGAATTTATTCCAGACTTCGGGAGATGACGGAAGAAGTTCATTTGGAATGCGCCGATTATCGGTTGAAACTTTCGGAATCCGGAGGAAGAGGATGA
- the fcpA gene encoding flagellar coiling protein FcpA produces MKVMKSIFILLAVLGLNLSVLAQQNNQGGNQQANEAVEKIDELLKGELVPEDDDKNLTEEQKRRKKAIQEQEALWKNPDFKGYDKNFQELHQLSKAFANNKFRLALSNYQSGVNTVLKMRESVEQYRKEEAEKKRLDEKWYWQKVDRKAREDRVVSREKLVAKQQALNYFTKAINHLDEIKNPDLRERPEFKRLLSDTYRSWILTEYDLQNLPQCIPILELYIEIDENEKEYPAHKYLASCYAFEENMIKKYGGASEDQMFKYRYKKNVHLLRATELKYGKDSPEYKHIVNLVNKDEVISVRP; encoded by the coding sequence ATGAAGGTGATGAAAAGCATATTCATTCTTCTGGCCGTGCTGGGACTCAACCTGTCTGTTTTAGCTCAGCAAAACAATCAGGGCGGTAATCAGCAAGCCAATGAAGCTGTAGAAAAAATTGACGAGCTGTTAAAAGGCGAGTTGGTTCCCGAAGACGATGACAAGAACCTCACGGAAGAGCAGAAACGTCGTAAAAAAGCAATCCAGGAACAAGAAGCTCTGTGGAAGAACCCTGACTTTAAGGGCTATGACAAGAATTTCCAAGAACTCCACCAGCTCTCCAAGGCATTCGCTAACAACAAATTTAGATTGGCATTATCCAACTACCAATCGGGCGTAAACACGGTTCTCAAAATGAGAGAATCCGTCGAACAATACCGCAAAGAAGAAGCGGAAAAGAAGCGTCTCGATGAAAAGTGGTACTGGCAAAAAGTAGACCGCAAAGCAAGAGAAGACCGTGTCGTTTCCCGCGAAAAACTCGTTGCGAAACAACAAGCTCTGAACTATTTCACTAAGGCGATCAACCACTTAGATGAAATTAAAAACCCGGACTTGAGAGAAAGACCAGAGTTTAAAAGACTCCTTTCCGATACTTATAGATCTTGGATTCTCACTGAGTATGATTTACAAAATCTTCCACAGTGTATCCCCATCCTCGAACTCTACATCGAGATCGATGAGAATGAGAAGGAATATCCTGCTCACAAGTATCTGGCAAGTTGCTACGCTTTCGAAGAGAACATGATTAAGAAATACGGCGGAGCATCCGAAGATCAGATGTTCAAATACCGTTACAAGAAAAACGTTCACCTTCTGAGAGCGACCGAGCTGAAATACGGAAAAGATTCTCCGGAATACAAACACATCGTAAACCTTGTGAACAAGGACGAAGTGATTTCCGTAAGACCGTAA